From Limisphaera ngatamarikiensis, one genomic window encodes:
- a CDS encoding alpha-L-fucosidase: MKRMLCPGRIGHGFVWAVCMGLVAGAVAQPRYEPRWESLDRRPTPEWFRDAKFGIFIHWGLYSVPGWGVKGQYAEWYWHRMAKKGDNNPWWEYHKRVWGEDFDYAQFAPLFRCEHFDPDEWASFFERSGARYVVPTSKHHDGFCLWPSAEASRTWGRPWNAVDTGPRRDLLGALADAVRKRGLKFGFYYSLYEWFNPLWRSDRARYVNEHMLPQLKDAVLRYRPSLIFSDGEWEMTSGEWRSEEFLAWLFNDSPVGGEVAVNDRWGKETRHKHGGYYTTEYAAGLPGADHPWEENRGMAYSYGWNRMETADDYRSARELILLLCDTVSRGGNLLLNVGPTGDGRIPVIMQQRLLELGEWLRVNGEAIYGTRFAGRAAQWTEGRIPEQKYGDYNLEYKLLEQVGQQPRPDGQAVKQVFFTRKGDTLYAITAGWPGRRLVLRDVEAPSDAEVTMLGVPGRLKANREGRNLVIETPQLGPEEAPCRYAYAFKIRGGRLLPAPAAAR; the protein is encoded by the coding sequence ATGAAGCGCATGCTGTGTCCGGGCCGCATCGGTCATGGGTTCGTATGGGCGGTGTGCATGGGGTTGGTGGCTGGGGCCGTGGCGCAACCCCGTTACGAGCCGCGGTGGGAGTCGCTGGACCGGCGTCCGACGCCGGAATGGTTCCGGGACGCCAAGTTTGGGATCTTCATTCATTGGGGACTTTATTCGGTGCCGGGCTGGGGCGTGAAAGGTCAGTATGCAGAGTGGTACTGGCACCGGATGGCCAAGAAGGGGGACAACAATCCCTGGTGGGAGTACCACAAGCGCGTGTGGGGTGAAGATTTTGACTATGCGCAGTTTGCGCCGCTGTTCCGATGCGAACATTTCGATCCGGACGAGTGGGCGTCGTTTTTTGAACGGTCGGGGGCGCGTTACGTGGTGCCGACGTCGAAGCATCACGACGGGTTCTGTTTGTGGCCCAGTGCCGAGGCCAGCCGTACGTGGGGACGGCCATGGAACGCCGTGGACACCGGCCCGCGTCGGGACCTGCTCGGTGCCCTGGCGGATGCGGTGCGAAAGCGGGGGCTCAAGTTCGGCTTCTACTACTCGCTGTACGAATGGTTCAATCCCTTGTGGCGGAGTGACCGGGCGCGGTATGTGAATGAGCACATGCTGCCGCAGTTGAAGGACGCGGTGCTGCGCTACCGGCCGTCGCTCATATTCAGCGACGGCGAATGGGAAATGACCTCCGGGGAATGGCGCTCGGAGGAGTTCCTGGCGTGGTTGTTCAACGATTCCCCGGTGGGTGGGGAAGTGGCGGTGAATGATCGCTGGGGCAAGGAGACGCGGCACAAGCACGGCGGGTATTACACCACGGAATACGCAGCCGGTCTGCCGGGCGCGGACCATCCGTGGGAAGAGAATCGCGGCATGGCCTATTCGTATGGCTGGAACCGGATGGAGACGGCGGATGACTATCGGTCGGCGCGGGAGTTGATTCTGCTGTTGTGTGACACCGTGAGCCGGGGCGGGAACCTCCTGTTGAACGTGGGGCCGACCGGGGACGGCCGGATTCCCGTGATCATGCAGCAGCGGTTATTGGAGCTGGGCGAATGGCTGCGGGTCAACGGCGAGGCGATTTACGGCACACGCTTCGCCGGGCGGGCGGCCCAGTGGACCGAGGGTCGCATCCCCGAACAGAAGTACGGTGACTACAACTTGGAGTACAAACTGCTGGAGCAGGTGGGACAGCAGCCACGTCCGGATGGGCAGGCAGTCAAACAGGTTTTCTTCACGCGAAAAGGGGACACGCTTTACGCCATTACGGCCGGTTGGCCGGGTCGACGCCTGGTGTTGCGCGATGTGGAGGCCCCGTCCGATGCGGAGGTGACGATGCTGGGTGTGCCGGGCCGGCTCAAGGCGAACCGGGAGGGGCGGAACCTTGTGATCGAGACACCGCAGTTGGGCCCCGAGGAGGCGCCCTGTCGGTACGCGTACGCGTTCAAGATTCGGGGCGGACGACTGCTTCCGGCGCCGGCCGCAGCCCGGTGA
- a CDS encoding RNA polymerase sigma factor encodes MSTPDPDELDRRSMQRLAAGDDAALDELMERHGPAVYRLLLGLLQNPEDALDLAQETFVRLYRARARFRRTDRLVPWLYTIATNLARNRLRWRQRHPTISWESLAGEDRADPVPATPSTPQTASSPADQLMTEERLEAVRRAVAELPASLREVVVLCEWEGLSQAEAATVLGTTVKGVESRLYRARQILRARLQPWL; translated from the coding sequence ATGAGCACCCCTGATCCGGACGAGCTGGACCGGCGCAGCATGCAGCGCCTGGCCGCCGGCGACGACGCGGCCCTGGACGAACTCATGGAGCGACACGGCCCGGCCGTTTACCGTCTGTTATTGGGCCTGCTGCAAAACCCCGAAGATGCACTGGACCTTGCCCAGGAAACTTTCGTGCGCCTGTACCGGGCCCGCGCCCGGTTCCGTCGTACAGACCGGTTGGTCCCCTGGCTGTACACCATTGCAACCAATTTGGCGCGGAACCGCCTTCGCTGGCGGCAACGACATCCCACGATTTCCTGGGAGTCCCTTGCCGGCGAGGATCGCGCCGACCCGGTCCCGGCAACTCCTTCGACCCCGCAGACCGCATCCTCTCCGGCCGATCAGCTCATGACGGAGGAACGACTCGAGGCGGTGCGCCGGGCCGTGGCGGAGCTGCCGGCCTCTTTGCGCGAAGTGGTGGTCTTGTGTGAATGGGAGGGGCTGTCCCAAGCGGAGGCTGCCACCGTGCTGGGCACCACCGTCAAAGGGGTGGAATCCCGCCTGTACCGCGCCCGCCAGATCCTGCGGGCGCGGTTGCAGCCGTGGCTCTGA
- a CDS encoding periplasmic heavy metal sensor, whose amino-acid sequence MNARVAAWILACAVVVSVGLFLGAARLTAHWSAARWSNPNDDLEWLRREFRLGREELARIRQLHEGYLPVCREWCARIAAKKAELEEELVRGGGFTPRAAELVRELAGLRAECQVAMLRHFDEVRRAMPPEQGRRYFEEMLRLTLTTHEATEQAMARQQHAGHEHP is encoded by the coding sequence ATGAATGCACGTGTTGCCGCCTGGATTCTGGCCTGCGCGGTGGTGGTAAGCGTGGGGTTGTTTCTCGGTGCCGCCCGGCTGACGGCGCACTGGTCAGCGGCACGCTGGAGCAATCCCAATGATGATTTGGAATGGCTGCGCCGCGAGTTTCGGTTGGGCAGGGAGGAACTGGCCCGGATTCGCCAGCTTCATGAGGGTTACCTGCCGGTTTGCCGGGAATGGTGCGCGCGGATCGCAGCCAAGAAGGCGGAACTGGAAGAGGAGTTGGTGCGGGGCGGAGGATTCACGCCGAGGGCGGCGGAACTGGTGCGGGAACTGGCCGGTTTGCGCGCCGAATGTCAGGTGGCCATGCTGCGGCATTTCGACGAGGTCCGCCGCGCCATGCCGCCGGAGCAGGGTCGGCGCTATTTCGAGGAAATGCTGCGACTGACCCTGACGACGCATGAGGCCACCGAGCAGGCCATGGCCCGGCAACAGCACGCAGGTCATGAGCACCCCTGA
- a CDS encoding TolC family protein has translation MLNNPRVREAWFEWVASVERITRARSLPDPQLTFQMDLGEVVMAVMPGLMQMFPGPGKLGAAARVATAESQTKYFALEAAVLQTAFELKRACYELHLLDERIRILRETLDLLNQLERIARAQNEVGDVTLQDVYRAQIEQDQLLTQIANLEDSRRPLLAQFKAALGLAHDQPDPPLPARLETTPLELDGDTLLATAFARNPRLKALEAEVRLAEADLALAHTAKVPDFNLGLMADARATPTMFRPLAGMTLPIWRDKIAAQIAEAQARRRAAEARLTARQIDLAVDFAMRTFEFREVTRNLALLQEQLIPKARRSLEIAQADYLAGRIGFFQLIDAERTLLRFQLDEVSARTRREILLAELSLLIAGVPPQGAPVLASPPEISAAGSNVLDPHGH, from the coding sequence ATGCTGAACAACCCGCGGGTGCGCGAGGCCTGGTTTGAGTGGGTCGCCTCGGTGGAACGGATCACCCGAGCCCGCTCGCTCCCGGATCCCCAACTGACCTTTCAAATGGACCTCGGCGAGGTGGTGATGGCGGTCATGCCGGGCCTGATGCAGATGTTTCCCGGACCGGGAAAGCTGGGCGCCGCCGCGCGCGTCGCCACTGCCGAGAGCCAGACAAAATACTTCGCGCTGGAGGCGGCGGTGTTGCAAACCGCGTTCGAACTGAAGCGCGCCTGCTACGAGCTGCACCTGCTCGACGAGCGCATTCGCATCCTCCGCGAGACCCTCGACCTGCTAAACCAGCTTGAACGCATTGCGCGCGCGCAAAACGAGGTGGGCGACGTCACCCTACAGGACGTGTACCGCGCTCAAATCGAGCAGGACCAACTCCTAACCCAAATCGCCAATCTGGAAGATTCGCGCCGTCCGCTGCTGGCTCAGTTCAAGGCCGCGCTCGGGCTCGCGCACGATCAGCCCGATCCGCCGCTGCCGGCCCGCCTGGAAACCACGCCGCTGGAACTCGACGGGGACACCCTGCTGGCGACGGCGTTCGCGCGCAACCCGCGGCTCAAGGCGCTGGAAGCCGAGGTGCGCCTGGCCGAGGCGGACCTCGCGCTGGCGCACACGGCGAAGGTGCCCGATTTCAACCTGGGGCTGATGGCCGACGCCAGGGCCACACCGACGATGTTCCGGCCGCTGGCCGGCATGACGCTGCCCATCTGGCGCGACAAGATCGCCGCGCAGATCGCCGAAGCTCAAGCGCGCCGGCGCGCCGCGGAAGCCCGCCTGACTGCCAGGCAGATCGACCTCGCGGTCGATTTCGCCATGAGGACCTTCGAGTTCCGCGAGGTCACCCGGAACCTTGCCCTGTTGCAGGAACAGCTGATCCCGAAGGCGCGCCGCTCGCTCGAGATCGCACAGGCCGACTATCTCGCCGGCCGGATCGGTTTTTTCCAGCTCATCGACGCGGAGCGAACGCTGCTGAGGTTCCAACTGGACGAAGTGAGCGCGCGCACGCGGCGCGAAATCCTGCTGGCCGAGTTGTCGCTGTTGATCGCCGGCGTGCCGCCGCAAGGCGCGCCGGTGTTGGCCTCCCCGCCGGAGATTTCCGCCGCCGGCTCGAACGTGTTGGATCCCCATGGACACTGA
- a CDS encoding efflux RND transporter permease subunit has translation MLARIIDLSLKNRFLVLVATLALVLGGVYAVRNIPLDAIPDLSDVQVIIYTEYPGQAPRIVEDQVTYPIASKMLGVPHAKVVRGYSFYGFSFVYVIFEDGTDLYWARSRVLEYLSALGRQLPAGVTPVLGPDATGVGWAFMYVLESDQRDLWELRSWQDWHLRYQLLAVEGVAEVASVGGYVKQYQVTVDPEKLRAYNLSLADVTRAIRGSSGEVGGRAIELAEREYIVRIKGYVQDLEALRKVAVGVGPGGVPILLGQVADVQFGPAMRRGVADLDGRGEAVGGIVVVRYGADAHRVIREVRKRLDEAMKSLPPDIHYKIAYDRSALIDRAVRTLEEKLLEESLVVALVCLAFLLHLRSALVAIVILPVAILTSFLIMFGQGISSNIMSLGGIAIAIGAMVDAVIIMIENAHKHLEHDQGRRPHWQIIRDAAVEVGPTLFYSLLVITVSFLPVFALQEQEGRLFKPLAYTKTYAMAAAAVLSVTLAPVLMGYFIRGRIPPEEKNPINRLLIGLYHPMVDVVLRWRWAVITGAAVLVLWTFLPSNWLAARFLPEGRLREWVFSLGRLFPYQNLGSEFMPPLYEGDLLYMPTTFPGISVTTAKELLQQTDKIIRSFPEVERVFGKIGRADTATDPAPLDMIETTIMLKPREQWPEVEITDAEGHVIARRRRTPDELVDALNRAVQFPGLANAWTMPIKTRIDMLSTGIKTPVGIKVAGPDLRELQRIAAEIEAVIRQVPHTTSAYAERVFGATYIEVDIDREEIARYGLSLAEVQETLAVALGGMELISTVEGRERYTVNLRYHRDYRSDLEALQREVIIPTPTGAQVPLGQLATLRIVDGPMSIKSEGAVPQAWVYVDIHGVDVGTYLKMAMQAVHEAVASGRIHLPTGYSIFWSGQYESMQRAQQRLRIVLPLTLLVILTILYVNTGSLIKTAIVMLAVPFSLVGAFWALHLFEYNLSVAVWVGIIALAGLDAETGVVMLLYLDLAYEQWKKEGRLTNLTALRDAIYHGAVKRLRPKVMTATVIIAGLMPILWSQGAGADVMKRIALPMIGGVMTSTLMELLVYPAIYYVWRGRELRRPGHEVAI, from the coding sequence ATGCTTGCGCGCATCATTGATCTCTCCTTGAAGAACCGGTTTCTCGTGCTGGTGGCCACGCTGGCGCTCGTGCTGGGCGGCGTGTACGCCGTACGGAACATCCCGCTGGACGCCATTCCGGACCTTTCGGACGTCCAGGTCATCATTTACACCGAGTACCCCGGCCAGGCTCCCCGGATCGTGGAGGACCAGGTCACTTATCCCATCGCCAGCAAGATGCTCGGCGTGCCGCATGCCAAGGTCGTCCGGGGTTACTCGTTCTACGGTTTTTCGTTCGTCTATGTGATCTTTGAGGACGGGACCGATCTGTATTGGGCTCGGAGCCGCGTGCTCGAATATCTGAGTGCGCTGGGGCGACAGTTGCCCGCCGGTGTCACGCCCGTGCTGGGACCCGATGCCACCGGGGTCGGGTGGGCCTTCATGTATGTGTTGGAATCCGACCAGCGCGACCTGTGGGAACTGCGCAGCTGGCAGGATTGGCACCTCCGATACCAGCTCCTGGCCGTGGAGGGTGTGGCCGAGGTGGCGTCGGTGGGGGGCTACGTCAAACAATACCAGGTCACGGTCGATCCGGAAAAACTCCGGGCCTACAACCTGTCGCTGGCCGATGTGACTCGGGCCATTCGTGGGAGCAGCGGCGAGGTGGGGGGCCGCGCCATTGAACTGGCGGAGCGGGAGTACATTGTGCGAATCAAGGGGTACGTGCAGGACCTGGAGGCGCTGCGGAAGGTTGCCGTGGGCGTCGGCCCGGGCGGCGTACCAATCCTGCTGGGGCAGGTGGCGGATGTGCAGTTTGGCCCGGCGATGCGGCGTGGGGTGGCGGATCTGGACGGGCGGGGCGAGGCCGTGGGGGGGATCGTCGTGGTTCGCTACGGTGCTGATGCGCATCGTGTGATCCGGGAGGTCAGGAAACGGCTGGACGAGGCCATGAAATCCCTGCCCCCGGACATCCATTACAAGATTGCCTACGACCGGAGTGCGCTGATTGACCGCGCGGTGCGGACGTTGGAGGAGAAACTGCTGGAGGAGAGCCTGGTGGTGGCCCTGGTGTGTCTCGCCTTCCTGTTGCACTTGCGGAGTGCCCTGGTGGCCATTGTGATCCTGCCCGTGGCCATCCTCACATCGTTTCTCATCATGTTTGGGCAGGGGATCAGTTCGAACATCATGTCGCTGGGCGGCATTGCCATAGCCATTGGCGCGATGGTGGATGCCGTCATCATCATGATCGAGAATGCCCACAAGCACCTGGAGCATGACCAGGGCCGGCGACCCCACTGGCAGATCATCCGCGACGCAGCGGTGGAGGTCGGTCCCACGCTTTTTTACTCCCTGCTGGTGATTACGGTGAGTTTCCTGCCCGTGTTTGCGCTTCAGGAGCAGGAGGGACGTCTGTTCAAGCCGCTGGCGTACACGAAGACCTATGCCATGGCCGCGGCTGCGGTTCTGTCGGTCACCCTGGCGCCGGTGCTGATGGGGTATTTCATCCGGGGCCGGATCCCGCCGGAGGAGAAGAACCCCATCAACCGGCTCCTGATTGGGTTGTATCATCCGATGGTGGACGTGGTTTTGCGGTGGCGGTGGGCGGTCATCACGGGGGCCGCCGTGCTGGTACTCTGGACGTTCCTTCCCAGCAACTGGTTGGCCGCACGGTTCCTTCCCGAAGGTCGGCTCAGGGAGTGGGTTTTCTCACTGGGCAGACTGTTTCCGTACCAGAACCTCGGTTCGGAATTCATGCCGCCGCTTTACGAAGGGGACCTGCTCTACATGCCCACCACGTTTCCCGGCATCTCAGTGACCACCGCAAAGGAACTTCTCCAGCAAACCGACAAGATCATCCGGAGCTTTCCCGAGGTGGAACGCGTGTTCGGCAAGATCGGGCGGGCCGACACCGCCACCGACCCGGCCCCGCTCGACATGATCGAAACCACGATCATGCTCAAGCCCCGCGAGCAATGGCCCGAGGTTGAGATCACCGATGCCGAGGGCCATGTGATCGCCCGCCGGCGCCGCACGCCGGACGAGCTGGTCGATGCGCTCAATCGCGCCGTTCAGTTCCCCGGCCTGGCCAATGCCTGGACCATGCCGATCAAAACCCGCATCGACATGCTGTCGACCGGCATCAAAACCCCCGTGGGCATCAAGGTGGCAGGTCCCGACCTGCGCGAGCTCCAGCGGATAGCCGCCGAGATCGAGGCCGTGATCCGGCAGGTACCCCACACCACCAGCGCCTATGCGGAGCGCGTCTTCGGGGCGACTTATATCGAGGTGGACATCGACCGGGAGGAGATTGCACGGTACGGACTCAGCCTGGCCGAGGTGCAGGAAACGTTGGCGGTGGCGCTGGGCGGCATGGAGCTGATCAGCACCGTGGAGGGGCGTGAGCGCTACACCGTCAACCTGAGGTACCACCGGGATTATCGCTCCGACCTGGAGGCGCTGCAGCGGGAGGTTATCATCCCGACACCCACCGGCGCACAGGTACCCCTGGGACAACTGGCCACGCTCCGCATTGTGGACGGGCCGATGTCCATCAAGAGCGAGGGTGCCGTGCCCCAGGCATGGGTTTACGTGGACATCCACGGCGTGGACGTGGGCACCTACCTGAAGATGGCCATGCAGGCCGTCCATGAGGCCGTGGCCAGCGGTCGGATCCATCTGCCGACCGGTTACAGCATCTTTTGGAGCGGCCAGTACGAGTCCATGCAGCGGGCCCAGCAGCGTCTGAGGATCGTCCTGCCACTGACACTCCTGGTCATCCTCACGATCCTGTACGTCAATACCGGTTCACTCATCAAAACCGCAATTGTCATGCTGGCGGTACCCTTCTCGCTGGTGGGTGCCTTCTGGGCCCTCCACCTGTTCGAATACAACCTCAGCGTGGCGGTGTGGGTGGGGATCATTGCACTGGCGGGGCTGGATGCCGAGACGGGCGTGGTCATGCTCCTGTATCTCGACCTGGCTTACGAACAGTGGAAGAAGGAAGGGCGGCTGACCAATCTTACGGCACTGCGGGATGCGATTTACCACGGGGCCGTGAAGCGGCTCCGTCCCAAGGTGATGACCGCCACCGTCATCATCGCCGGCCTGATGCCGATCCTGTGGAGCCAGGGTGCCGGCGCCGATGTCATGAAGCGCATCGCCCTGCCCATGATCGGCGGCGTCATGACCTCCACCTTGATGGAGTTGCTGGTCTACCCCGCCATCTACTACGTCTGGCGAGGCCGGGAACTGCGAAGGCCGGGTCATGAGGTGGCGATATAG
- a CDS encoding pectinesterase family protein produces the protein MRLGWVSLMLVLACLCARSGRLTGAEAAGRRFDAVVAADGSGDFTSIEAAVYAAPYRPPGQVWIIRVKPGTYRERVYVQRERGYIRLVGDDPATTILTHEIHANMTGPDGRRLGTFRTATLQVDGDGFEMENFTVANTAGPVGQALALRVDGDRVRFRHCRFLGWQDTILLNRGRHYFEGCYVEGHVDFIFGGATAWFENCHIHCLRDGYITAASTPPDQPYGFVFRRCRITGEPGVKTYLGRPWRPYAMTVFLESYMSEVVRPEGWHNWDDPGREKTVRYAEFGNHGPGAEKAARVSWARQLTAEEAAALTPAAVLRGADGWDPVAGWLRTDDKR, from the coding sequence ATGCGCCTGGGTTGGGTTTCTTTGATGCTGGTGTTGGCCTGTCTGTGTGCCCGGTCCGGGCGGCTGACCGGGGCGGAAGCGGCAGGGCGTCGCTTCGACGCCGTGGTGGCGGCGGACGGCAGCGGCGATTTCACGAGCATTGAAGCGGCCGTGTACGCAGCCCCGTACCGGCCACCGGGTCAGGTGTGGATCATCCGGGTCAAGCCGGGGACGTACAGGGAACGTGTCTATGTGCAGCGGGAACGTGGTTACATCCGGTTGGTGGGGGACGATCCGGCCACGACCATTCTGACGCATGAGATCCACGCCAACATGACGGGACCGGACGGGCGCCGGTTGGGGACGTTTCGCACCGCCACGCTGCAGGTGGATGGTGACGGATTCGAAATGGAAAATTTCACGGTTGCCAACACGGCCGGGCCGGTGGGGCAGGCCCTGGCACTCCGGGTGGATGGTGATCGGGTCCGGTTCCGGCACTGCCGGTTCCTGGGTTGGCAGGACACGATCCTGTTGAACCGCGGCCGGCATTACTTCGAGGGCTGTTACGTGGAGGGGCATGTGGACTTCATTTTTGGCGGAGCGACGGCCTGGTTTGAGAACTGCCACATTCATTGCCTGCGGGACGGTTATATCACGGCCGCTTCCACGCCACCGGATCAACCGTATGGTTTCGTGTTTCGGCGGTGTCGGATCACCGGCGAACCCGGGGTGAAGACCTACCTGGGCCGGCCCTGGCGACCTTACGCCATGACGGTGTTTTTGGAGAGTTACATGTCCGAAGTGGTGCGGCCCGAAGGGTGGCATAACTGGGACGATCCGGGTCGGGAAAAGACGGTGCGATACGCCGAGTTTGGAAACCACGGTCCCGGCGCGGAGAAGGCTGCCCGGGTTTCGTGGGCCCGGCAGTTGACGGCGGAGGAAGCGGCCGCATTAACGCCGGCGGCGGTCCTGCGAGGTGCCGATGGTTGGGATCCTGTGGCCGGTTGGCTGCGGACGGATGACAAGCGGTGA
- a CDS encoding efflux RND transporter periplasmic adaptor subunit produces MDTELSGFSPMKLKHLPGLLLLAVVAAGAFFLGRSTMHDRAAASGAMPAGERTFYTCGMHPQVIQDRPGNCPICRMKLTPMRRSPVGTGTKDETAAHRDGIVIDPVTVQNMGIRLTVVTNGPLRRTLRTVGVIEPSETALVDVTIKFRGWIEKLHVNYTGARVRKGEPLFEIYSPELYSAQVEYLSLLGSDPVGRPGAESLRRAARMKLRYWDITDDQIAELETTGTPRKTLTVVAPGDGFVLEKHVVEGQMVQPGERMYRLADLSVVWVHAQVYEQDLPFVEVGQEAIVTLSYLPGQRLRGSVRYVYPNLDEKSRTVRVRVELPNPDFLLRPGMYARVELSREVDPAALLVPESAVVRSGTRNTVFVALGKGKFEPRQVALGPRADNDMVQIRSGLQPGERVVVSGQFMLDSESQLREALLKMLEPGPTGAVMEKPEASNPTGRAPAAAASPPMMNPGTR; encoded by the coding sequence ATGGACACTGAACTTTCCGGTTTCTCGCCCATGAAACTGAAACACCTCCCCGGTCTCCTGCTCCTCGCCGTCGTCGCCGCCGGCGCGTTTTTCCTGGGCCGTTCGACGATGCACGACCGCGCAGCGGCGTCCGGGGCCATGCCGGCGGGCGAAAGGACCTTTTACACCTGCGGCATGCATCCGCAGGTGATTCAGGACCGCCCCGGCAACTGCCCCATTTGCCGAATGAAACTGACCCCGATGCGACGATCCCCGGTCGGTACGGGGACGAAGGATGAAACGGCAGCGCACCGGGATGGCATCGTGATTGATCCCGTGACGGTTCAAAACATGGGGATCCGGTTGACCGTGGTGACCAACGGCCCGCTCCGCCGGACGCTGCGCACGGTGGGTGTCATCGAGCCGAGTGAGACCGCGTTGGTGGATGTCACGATCAAGTTCAGGGGCTGGATCGAAAAACTCCATGTCAACTACACCGGCGCTCGGGTACGGAAGGGCGAGCCGCTGTTCGAAATCTACTCTCCCGAGCTGTATTCGGCCCAGGTGGAGTACCTGTCGCTTTTGGGGTCGGACCCTGTGGGGCGCCCCGGGGCGGAGTCCTTGCGTCGTGCCGCCCGGATGAAGCTCCGGTACTGGGACATCACCGACGATCAGATCGCCGAGTTGGAAACAACCGGCACACCCCGCAAGACCCTCACGGTGGTCGCCCCCGGGGACGGTTTCGTCCTCGAGAAACACGTGGTCGAGGGTCAAATGGTTCAACCCGGGGAGCGGATGTATCGGTTGGCCGATCTGAGCGTGGTGTGGGTTCACGCACAGGTTTACGAACAGGACCTGCCGTTCGTCGAGGTGGGTCAGGAAGCGATTGTGACGCTCTCCTATTTGCCCGGGCAGAGGCTCCGCGGTTCGGTTCGTTACGTATACCCGAACCTTGACGAGAAGAGCCGTACCGTCCGGGTTCGGGTGGAGCTTCCCAACCCGGACTTCCTGCTCAGGCCCGGCATGTATGCGCGCGTGGAGCTGAGCCGGGAAGTGGATCCGGCCGCGCTCCTGGTACCGGAATCCGCCGTGGTCCGGAGCGGCACCCGCAACACGGTGTTTGTCGCCCTGGGCAAGGGCAAATTTGAGCCCCGTCAGGTCGCGCTCGGTCCCCGGGCGGACAACGACATGGTCCAAATTCGATCCGGTTTGCAACCCGGCGAACGCGTGGTGGTGTCCGGTCAGTTCATGCTGGATTCCGAAAGTCAGTTGCGGGAGGCCCTGTTGAAAATGCTTGAACCCGGGCCGACCGGTGCGGTCATGGAAAAGCCGGAAGCTTCCAATCCCACCGGTCGAGCACCCGCGGCGGCTGCATCGCCACCCATGATGAACCCCGGAACGAGGTAA
- a CDS encoding inositol monophosphatase family protein has protein sequence MEETLSLRTLRSALKVATETAVAAGEQLRRHLHSAKAIQLATHHDVKLELDVRTQEQIQRRLRRAFPEIPVVGEEGSCGDASTEVRWVVDPIDGTVNFAHNIPHACVCIALQVRASRVPPEMPRSCGTAAWVTMVGVIHDPFVNEVWTAVRGEPARLNGRVIRVSRTARLQEAMIMIGFSKTRSNLEKSLPYFAWLARRARKVRIMGSAGLGLAYVACGRFDAYIERQVRLWDIAAGGLLVECAGGRFWTRPWSGSNTGREAYVMVASNGLLDALLPRPK, from the coding sequence ATGGAAGAGACGTTGTCGTTGAGGACATTGCGGTCTGCGTTGAAGGTGGCCACGGAAACGGCCGTGGCCGCCGGCGAACAGCTGCGTCGGCATTTGCACTCGGCCAAGGCGATTCAGTTGGCCACGCATCATGACGTTAAACTCGAGCTGGACGTGCGCACCCAGGAACAGATCCAGCGCCGGCTTCGACGGGCTTTCCCGGAGATTCCGGTGGTGGGGGAGGAAGGTTCCTGCGGGGACGCCTCCACCGAGGTGCGCTGGGTGGTGGACCCCATCGACGGGACGGTGAATTTTGCCCATAACATCCCGCACGCTTGTGTCTGCATTGCCCTACAGGTGCGTGCCTCGCGGGTGCCCCCGGAAATGCCGCGCTCTTGTGGCACCGCGGCATGGGTGACGATGGTGGGGGTGATCCATGACCCGTTTGTGAACGAGGTGTGGACCGCCGTTCGGGGCGAACCGGCCCGGTTGAACGGGCGTGTGATCCGGGTCAGCCGCACTGCGCGGTTGCAGGAGGCGATGATCATGATCGGCTTTTCCAAAACGCGGTCCAACCTGGAGAAATCGCTCCCCTACTTTGCCTGGCTGGCCCGGCGGGCGCGAAAGGTTCGCATCATGGGCTCGGCCGGACTCGGCCTGGCGTACGTGGCCTGCGGACGATTCGATGCCTACATCGAGCGCCAGGTTCGGTTGTGGGACATTGCCGCAGGTGGGTTGCTGGTCGAGTGCGCCGGCGGCCGCTTCTGGACGCGGCCGTGGTCCGGTTCCAACACCGGCCGCGAGGCCTACGTCATGGTGGCCAGCAACGGCCTCCTGGACGCCCTTTTGCCGCGGCCCAAGTGA